TAAAAACCATAAGGAGGGCGAGACCCGTCAAGAAAACGGCAACAAGGGCTCTCATACTATTTGTCATCAATCATGTCTCCGTTCAGATTTGTCGATTTATTGTTGTAGCAGAGTCGATGTTATTACCAAGGGCCCATATTCCCCAAAGCGTATTTCAAGATACTTCGTAGTAATGCGCGATCATCGCAGGGCGACCGTTGGCCCCTCCAACTATTATGACAACTTTACTTATGAAATGCAACATGTTAAAGATTGCAGCCTAAAAAATTGACTCCTTCCTTTTATGTCGGGAGCCCCTGATGATCGGGTCGGGACTTGTCTTTGGCGAATGAGTCTCCCATGAGGTTTCCGGTTGACCGGGGTCGCCTTATATGTTATGCAGTTTGTATGGAGCGGTTATGATTTGTTCCGCGGCTTCTGCAAATGTGTCATTACAGACAATGAGAGATCTTGGAGCTTAAAGATGAAGATATTCGATACCGACCAATACCGGGGGATGGTAGACCCGATTCCGGGGATTATCCTCTCGGACGAGGACAAGGCCGTTAAGCTGGGCGGCGTCTTGATTGTTCTTGCGCCCGGGGCGGAGGGGGTCTACCACTACCACGAGAGGACCGAGGCGGTCTACGTGATCGTAAGCGGCGCCCCGAGCATCATAAACGAAGGAACGGAGACGAAGGTCAAGGAGGGGGACGTGGTGTTCATGCCGGCGGGGGAGAGGCACGTCGCGGTAAACAGGACGGACAGGCCCGCCTCCTTCTTCGAGTTCTTCACCGATCCGCCGGTCGGCTCCGACTACGTGCCGGTCAAGTAGAGTCTTTTGGTTTTTTCAATACAGGGGGCAAAGATGGACGCACTGCAAGGCGGCGTTGTGATTGTCGACTGGCTTATGGAAAACCGGGGAGCGATCGACGAAAGCCCCATAAACGGAATCGACGACTGGAAGGCGCGCCTTGAAAAGGCGGCCGCCTCATTTCCCGATAAGTTCAACGACCTGGACGGGGCGGTCGTCGGGGGGGTTGTCGCCGACAGGGTCTCATACGCCTTTCTCTCCGGCTACCGGGGCGCGGTTAGGCGGATCGCCCCCGGCCTTCCCAAAGATAAGATCGTCGCATACTGCGTGACGGAGGAAAAGGGGAACCACCCGCGGGCGATTGAGTCTATTCTCGTCAAGACCGAAGAGGTCAGCGGCAACGAGACCGTCTGGCGTCTCAACGGGGGAAAGAAGTTCGTGA
Above is a window of Candidatus Zymogenus saltonus DNA encoding:
- a CDS encoding cupin domain-containing protein; translated protein: MKIFDTDQYRGMVDPIPGIILSDEDKAVKLGGVLIVLAPGAEGVYHYHERTEAVYVIVSGAPSIINEGTETKVKEGDVVFMPAGERHVAVNRTDRPASFFEFFTDPPVGSDYVPVK